A single Cannabis sativa cultivar Pink pepper isolate KNU-18-1 chromosome 7, ASM2916894v1, whole genome shotgun sequence DNA region contains:
- the LOC115698205 gene encoding protein SCAR3 isoform X2, with protein sequence MPLVRFQVRNEFGLGNAELHSRVNKEDPKAVLDGAAVAGLVGILRQLGDLAEFAGEVFHGLQEQVMATASRSHKLMVRVQHIEAALPPLEKVVLAQTSHIHFAYTAGSEWHPRVHNERHHFINNDLPHFIMDSYEECRGPPRVHLLDKFDTGGPGSCLKRYSDPTFFKRASAVFDDVNAEKYQRDRKARRSKKKRSSKQKGDVSRGASVSNSRNNSMRFIPPVNGRSSPSQATSKVDTTLKYDKGNHLNSFDSRADSGYIECVFHPSSSVQAGEQEFKDSPPFRVTQHSDTRNSAYADEHIGFMDVHVSQSSLQEPITSGSSCVTWDEKAEIMDRQSQESNLDETLHLHENSPTIDANACEARNITVVDQMEMFGDKSTHEQISDQMEMLGKKIIHERTVDEMEMLADENIHNRTVNQSVMLGEQNIHGRTVDQMEMHGDKIIHRTVDQSEMLGEQNIHGRIFGEENIHERSVDQMKILDEINIQERSVSQMGMLGGDNIHESVSISNEIDENESETDNFMDALNTIESESENDLDYQTKREVEQFPTIFNNEGEDRIHEDELIMHWSDHHGDPPTSTFDNVSVTSTNKEVATDLRDSVSLESCVHEQLCTPDISPNKQEPCDLPNSFPLDSHDVQISQKTTESSTDHDVVVTRSGDIYAGSKLESIISNPSSSVTKTADVQDPLEKKTMSVVCDSEESQVLPRNHSMRFWTNGGLLGLEPSKPPDFSMSSTVTQDSVNGSKTDTVGQLKHAHELKDEMHGGNLNISSMNIGDNEKDSRTNTKCSTACSNDEGDGTVAKKTSQGSSTACSDSTYGNSDDSHMHNGNHTDNSKESSVFGTGNVLPVAPNTKTSFTETSEEHDENSSLVFGLSRRLLSNGFSRKVSDVKDEKFEFVSSMNDSIVEQRNEHHIAAHQRVPEIALKDHFQCGSAANSPSSSPPLEHMKISFHPIDSFETSTLKLKFSDGTQSHESMGEMFPSFQLIPKTAIPPHNYSSDSDDDTFCRSSPCMSDDCLSHHSEQWECGETMEGKEEDHGVYYALHGISSVEHISGSLDFDEITNGEICYDGGFKRSNSGNGLELSLCDPILDLPSFNDEKSCMEQETKNDSDPKFLLDSRCHADPSPMPPPLPPAQWRVSKPHMDGAEDRTSITSEDFKNELGAKLLPSVTSPQPEEVPSGQQNYEQLTVKPKTKDQQKLNSQKEIKQAPNSNGVDEREDFLQQIRTKSFNLRRTVTAKPTTTTPAPAPAANNKVTAILEKANAIRQAVGSDDGEDDDDSWSDM encoded by the exons ATGCCTCTGGTGAGGTTTCAGGTTCGGAACGAGTTCGGACTGGGGAACGCTGAGCTTCACTCGCGAGTCAACAAAGAGGACCCTAAAGCTGTGCTTGATGGTGCTGCCGTCGCTGGTTTGGTGGGGATCTTGAGGCAATTGGGCGATCTCGCCGA GTTTGCAGGAGAGGTGTTTCATGGATTGCAGGAGCAGGTAATGGCTACAGCTTCCAGAAGCCATAAATTAATGGTACGGGTACAGCACATTGAAGCTGCTCTTCCTCCCCTTGAAAAGGTTGTGCTGGCACAAACGAGCCACATACATTTTGCTTATACAGCTG GTTCAGAGTGGCATCCCCGTGTACACAATGAAAGACACCATTTCATTAACAATGACTTGCCCCATTTTATTATGGATTCATACGAAGAATGTCGTGGTCCTCCTCGTGTGCACTTGCTTGACAA ATTTGATACTGGTGGACCTGGATCTTGCTTAAAGAGATATTCAGACCCAACCTTCTTTAAGAGAGCATCAGCTGTGTTTGATGATGTAAATGCGGAGAAATATCAAAGAGATAGGAAGGCTCGACGAAGCAAG AAAAAACGATCATCAAAGCAGAAGGGAGATGTATCGCGTGGTGCCTCAGTGTCCAATTCTCGTAATAACAG CATGCGATTTATTCCTCCTGTTAATGGGCGAAGCTCTCCCTCCCAAGCCACTTCTAAAGTGGACACGACACTAAAATATGATAAGGGAAACCATTTAAATTCTTTTGATTCTAGAGCTGACTCTGGATATATCGAATGTGTTTTCCATCCAAGTTCATCGGTGCAAGCTGGAGAACAAGAATTCAAGGATTCACCCCCATTTAGAGTGACTCAGCATAGTGATACTCGTAATTCTGCCTATGCTGATGAACATATTGGCTTCATGGATGTTCACGTTTCCCAAAGTTCATTACAGGAACCAATTACTTCTGGTTCATCATGTGTTACCTGGGATGAGAAGGCAGAGATTATGGATCGTCAGAGTCAAGAGAGTAATTTGGATGAAACACTACATCTGCATGAGAATTCACCTACTATAGATGCAAATGCATGTGAAGCTCGGAACATTACAGTTGTTGATCAAATGGAAATGTTTGGTGACAAAAGCACACATGAACAAATTTCAGATCAAATGGAAATGCTTGGCAAGAAAATCATCCACGAAAGAACTGTTGATGAAATGGAAATGCTTGCTGACGAAAATATCCACAATAGAACGGTTAATCAGTCAGTTATGCTTGGTGAGCAAAACATCCATGGAAGAACTGTTGATCAAATGGAAATGCACGGTGACAAAATCATCCACAGAACTGTTGATCAATCAGAAATGCTTGGTGAACAAAACATCCATGGAAGAATTTTTGGTGAAGAAAACATACATGAAAGAtctgttgatcaaatgaaaattCTAGATGAAATAAACATACAAGAAAGATCAGTCAGCCAAATGGGAATGCTTGGTGGCGATAATATACATGAATCTGTCTCCATCTCGAATGAGATTGATGAAAATGAAAGCGAAACTGACAATTTCATGGATGCCCTTAACACCATTGAATCAGAATCTGAAAATGATCTTGATTATCAGACCAAAAGGGAGGTAGAACAATTTCCCACCATTTTCAACAATGAAGGGGAAGACAGAATCCATGAAGATGAACTGATTATGCATTGGTCAGATCATCATGGTGATCCTCCAACATCTACATTTGACAATGTATCCGTCACTTCCACTAACAAAGAAGTGGCGACAGATCTCCGCGACTCAGTCTCTTTAGAGAGTTGTGTGCATGAACAGCTGTGTACACCTGACATTTCCCCAAACAAACAAGAGCCCTGTGATCTTCCCAATTCATTTCCATTAGACAGTCATGATGTCCAAATTTCTCAGAAAACTACTGAATCATCTACAGATCATGATGTTGTTGTTACTAGAAGTGGTGATATTTATGCTGGTTCAAAATTAGAATCAATTATTTCTAACCCATCATCCTCTGTAACCAAGACTGCAGATGTGCAGGATCCACTGGAAAAGAAGACTATGAGTGTAGTCTGTGATTCTGAAGAATCTCAGGTCCTACCCAGAAATCATTCAATGAGGTTCTGGACTAATGGTGGCTTGTTAGGACTTGAACCATCTAAGCCTCCTGATTTTTCCATGTCAAGTACTGTAACTCAGGATTCTGTGAATGGCAGTAAAACAGATACAGTTGGTCAATTAAAACATGCTCATGAGCTTAAGGATGAGATGCATGGAGGCAATTTGAATATATCTTCCATGAACATTGGTGATAATGAAAAGGATTCTAGAACAAATACAAAATGCTCCACAGCGTGCTCCAATGATGAAGGTGATGGTACCGTTGCTAAGAAAACATCTCAGGGATCTTCAACTGCTTGTTCAGACTCTACATATGGAAATTCTGATGATTCTCATATGCATAATGGAAATCATACTGATAATTCAAAAGAGTCCAGTGTGTTTGGAACTGGTAATGTACTTCCAGTTGCTCCAAATACCAAAACCTCTTTTACTGAAACCAGTGAAGAGCATGATGAAAATTCATCTCTGGTTTTTGGACTTAGCCGTCGGTTACTTTCCAATGGTTTTAGCAGAAAAGTGTCTGATGTGAAAGATGAAAAGTTTGAATTCGTTagttcaatgaatgatagcatTGTGGAACAGAGGAATGAGCACCATATAGCAGCGCATCAAAGAGTTCCAGAAATAGCCCTCAAAGATCATTTTCAATGTGGTTCTGCTGCCAATTCACCCTCTTCTTCTCCACCACTTGAACATATGAAAATATCTTTCCATCCTATAGATAGCTTCGAGACTTCTACGCTAAAACTTAAATTTTCTGATGGAACACAAAGCCATGAAAGCATGGGGGAAATGTTTCCGTCATTTCAATTGATCCCAAAGACTGCTATTCCTCCGCACAACTATAGTTCTGATTCGGATGATGACACATTTTGTAGATCTTCTCCATGCATGTCAGATGATTGTCTTAGCCATCACTCAGAACAGTGGGAATGTGGGGAAACTATGGAAGGCAAGGAAGAAGATCATGGTGTATATTATGCCTTACATGGAATATCATCAGTGGAGCATATTTCAGGTTctcttgattttgatgaaataaCCAATGGTGAAATCTGCTATGATGGTGGATTTAAACGTTCAAACTCTGGCAATGGGTTGGAACTCTCTCTCTGTGACCCTATACTTGATCTTCCAAGTTTTAATGATGAGAAATCTTGTATGGAACAAGAAACAAAAAATGATTCTGATCCGAAGTTTCTCCTTGATTCAAGATGTCATGCCGATCCTTCCCCAATGCCTCCACCTCTTCCTCCTGCACAATGGCGGGTTTCGAAACCTCACATGGATGGGGCAGAAGACAGAACAAGCATTACATCTGAGGATTTTAAAAATGAATTGGGTGCAAAATTGTTGCCTTCTGTGACTTCCCCGCAACCAGAAGAAGTTCCATCAGGCCAACAGAATTATGAACAACTCACTGTCAAACCAAAAACTAAG GACCAGCAGAAGTTAAACAgccagaaagaaattaagcaAGCCCCAAATAGCAATGGAGTCGATGAAAGGGAGGACTTCTTACAACAAATCAGAACAAAG TCATTCAATCTGAGACGCACCGTGACAGCAAAGCCAACTACTACAACACCTGCACCCGCACCTGCTGCAAATAACAAAGTCACTGCAATTTTGGAGAAAGCAAATGCAATTCGCCAG GCTGTTGGGAGTGATGATGGTGAAGATGACGACGATAGCTGGAGTGACATGTAA
- the LOC115698205 gene encoding protein SCAR3 isoform X1, translated as MPLVRFQVRNEFGLGNAELHSRVNKEDPKAVLDGAAVAGLVGILRQLGDLAEFAGEVFHGLQEQVMATASRSHKLMVRVQHIEAALPPLEKVVLAQTSHIHFAYTAGSEWHPRVHNERHHFINNDLPHFIMDSYEECRGPPRVHLLDKFDTGGPGSCLKRYSDPTFFKRASAVFDDVNAEKYQRDRKARRSKKKRSSKQKGDVSRGASVSNSRNNSMRFIPPVNGRSSPSQATSKVDTTLKYDKGNHLNSFDSRADSGYIECVFHPSSSVQAGEQEFKDSPPFRVTQHSDTRNSAYADEHIGFMDVHVSQSSLQEPITSGSSCVTWDEKAEIMDRQSQESNLDETLHLHENSPTIDANACEARNITVVDQMEMFGDKSTHEQISDQMEMLGKKIIHERTVDEMEMLADENIHNRTVNQSVMLGEQNIHGRTVDQMEMHGDKIIHRTVDQSEMLGEQNIHGRIFGEENIHERSVDQMKILDEINIQERSVSQMGMLGGDNIHESVSISNEIDENESETDNFMDALNTIESESENDLDYQTKREVEQFPTIFNNEGEDRIHEDELIMHWSDHHGDPPTSTFDNVSVTSTNKEVATDLRDSVSLESCVHEQLCTPDISPNKQEPCDLPNSFPLDSHDVQISQKTTESSTDHDVVVTRSGDIYAGSKLESIISNPSSSVTKTADVQDPLEKKTMSVVCDSEESQVLPRNHSMRFWTNGGLLGLEPSKPPDFSMSSTVTQDSVNGSKTDTVGQLKHAHELKDEMHGGNLNISSMNIGDNEKDSRTNTKCSTACSNDEGDGTVAKKTSQGSSTACSDSTYGNSDDSHMHNGNHTDNSKESSVFGTGNVLPVAPNTKTSFTETSEEHDENSSLVFGLSRRLLSNGFSRKVSDVKDEKFEFVSSMNDSIVEQRNEHHIAAHQRVPEIALKDHFQCGSAANSPSSSPPLEHMKISFHPIDSFETSTLKLKFSDGTQSHESMGEMFPSFQLIPKTAIPPHNYSSDSDDDTFCRSSPCMSDDCLSHHSEQWECGETMEGKEEDHGVYYALHGISSVEHISGSLDFDEITNGEICYDGGFKRSNSGNGLELSLCDPILDLPSFNDEKSCMEQETKNDSDPKFLLDSRCHADPSPMPPPLPPAQWRVSKPHMDGAEDRTSITSEDFKNELGAKLLPSVTSPQPEEVPSGQQNYEQLTVKPKTKDQQKLNSQKEIKQAPNSNGVDEREDFLQQIRTKSFNLRRTVTAKPTTTTPAPAPAANNKVTAILEKANAIRQVSHILFSLFFHFYFFFYPLKLTSDKFPGCWE; from the exons ATGCCTCTGGTGAGGTTTCAGGTTCGGAACGAGTTCGGACTGGGGAACGCTGAGCTTCACTCGCGAGTCAACAAAGAGGACCCTAAAGCTGTGCTTGATGGTGCTGCCGTCGCTGGTTTGGTGGGGATCTTGAGGCAATTGGGCGATCTCGCCGA GTTTGCAGGAGAGGTGTTTCATGGATTGCAGGAGCAGGTAATGGCTACAGCTTCCAGAAGCCATAAATTAATGGTACGGGTACAGCACATTGAAGCTGCTCTTCCTCCCCTTGAAAAGGTTGTGCTGGCACAAACGAGCCACATACATTTTGCTTATACAGCTG GTTCAGAGTGGCATCCCCGTGTACACAATGAAAGACACCATTTCATTAACAATGACTTGCCCCATTTTATTATGGATTCATACGAAGAATGTCGTGGTCCTCCTCGTGTGCACTTGCTTGACAA ATTTGATACTGGTGGACCTGGATCTTGCTTAAAGAGATATTCAGACCCAACCTTCTTTAAGAGAGCATCAGCTGTGTTTGATGATGTAAATGCGGAGAAATATCAAAGAGATAGGAAGGCTCGACGAAGCAAG AAAAAACGATCATCAAAGCAGAAGGGAGATGTATCGCGTGGTGCCTCAGTGTCCAATTCTCGTAATAACAG CATGCGATTTATTCCTCCTGTTAATGGGCGAAGCTCTCCCTCCCAAGCCACTTCTAAAGTGGACACGACACTAAAATATGATAAGGGAAACCATTTAAATTCTTTTGATTCTAGAGCTGACTCTGGATATATCGAATGTGTTTTCCATCCAAGTTCATCGGTGCAAGCTGGAGAACAAGAATTCAAGGATTCACCCCCATTTAGAGTGACTCAGCATAGTGATACTCGTAATTCTGCCTATGCTGATGAACATATTGGCTTCATGGATGTTCACGTTTCCCAAAGTTCATTACAGGAACCAATTACTTCTGGTTCATCATGTGTTACCTGGGATGAGAAGGCAGAGATTATGGATCGTCAGAGTCAAGAGAGTAATTTGGATGAAACACTACATCTGCATGAGAATTCACCTACTATAGATGCAAATGCATGTGAAGCTCGGAACATTACAGTTGTTGATCAAATGGAAATGTTTGGTGACAAAAGCACACATGAACAAATTTCAGATCAAATGGAAATGCTTGGCAAGAAAATCATCCACGAAAGAACTGTTGATGAAATGGAAATGCTTGCTGACGAAAATATCCACAATAGAACGGTTAATCAGTCAGTTATGCTTGGTGAGCAAAACATCCATGGAAGAACTGTTGATCAAATGGAAATGCACGGTGACAAAATCATCCACAGAACTGTTGATCAATCAGAAATGCTTGGTGAACAAAACATCCATGGAAGAATTTTTGGTGAAGAAAACATACATGAAAGAtctgttgatcaaatgaaaattCTAGATGAAATAAACATACAAGAAAGATCAGTCAGCCAAATGGGAATGCTTGGTGGCGATAATATACATGAATCTGTCTCCATCTCGAATGAGATTGATGAAAATGAAAGCGAAACTGACAATTTCATGGATGCCCTTAACACCATTGAATCAGAATCTGAAAATGATCTTGATTATCAGACCAAAAGGGAGGTAGAACAATTTCCCACCATTTTCAACAATGAAGGGGAAGACAGAATCCATGAAGATGAACTGATTATGCATTGGTCAGATCATCATGGTGATCCTCCAACATCTACATTTGACAATGTATCCGTCACTTCCACTAACAAAGAAGTGGCGACAGATCTCCGCGACTCAGTCTCTTTAGAGAGTTGTGTGCATGAACAGCTGTGTACACCTGACATTTCCCCAAACAAACAAGAGCCCTGTGATCTTCCCAATTCATTTCCATTAGACAGTCATGATGTCCAAATTTCTCAGAAAACTACTGAATCATCTACAGATCATGATGTTGTTGTTACTAGAAGTGGTGATATTTATGCTGGTTCAAAATTAGAATCAATTATTTCTAACCCATCATCCTCTGTAACCAAGACTGCAGATGTGCAGGATCCACTGGAAAAGAAGACTATGAGTGTAGTCTGTGATTCTGAAGAATCTCAGGTCCTACCCAGAAATCATTCAATGAGGTTCTGGACTAATGGTGGCTTGTTAGGACTTGAACCATCTAAGCCTCCTGATTTTTCCATGTCAAGTACTGTAACTCAGGATTCTGTGAATGGCAGTAAAACAGATACAGTTGGTCAATTAAAACATGCTCATGAGCTTAAGGATGAGATGCATGGAGGCAATTTGAATATATCTTCCATGAACATTGGTGATAATGAAAAGGATTCTAGAACAAATACAAAATGCTCCACAGCGTGCTCCAATGATGAAGGTGATGGTACCGTTGCTAAGAAAACATCTCAGGGATCTTCAACTGCTTGTTCAGACTCTACATATGGAAATTCTGATGATTCTCATATGCATAATGGAAATCATACTGATAATTCAAAAGAGTCCAGTGTGTTTGGAACTGGTAATGTACTTCCAGTTGCTCCAAATACCAAAACCTCTTTTACTGAAACCAGTGAAGAGCATGATGAAAATTCATCTCTGGTTTTTGGACTTAGCCGTCGGTTACTTTCCAATGGTTTTAGCAGAAAAGTGTCTGATGTGAAAGATGAAAAGTTTGAATTCGTTagttcaatgaatgatagcatTGTGGAACAGAGGAATGAGCACCATATAGCAGCGCATCAAAGAGTTCCAGAAATAGCCCTCAAAGATCATTTTCAATGTGGTTCTGCTGCCAATTCACCCTCTTCTTCTCCACCACTTGAACATATGAAAATATCTTTCCATCCTATAGATAGCTTCGAGACTTCTACGCTAAAACTTAAATTTTCTGATGGAACACAAAGCCATGAAAGCATGGGGGAAATGTTTCCGTCATTTCAATTGATCCCAAAGACTGCTATTCCTCCGCACAACTATAGTTCTGATTCGGATGATGACACATTTTGTAGATCTTCTCCATGCATGTCAGATGATTGTCTTAGCCATCACTCAGAACAGTGGGAATGTGGGGAAACTATGGAAGGCAAGGAAGAAGATCATGGTGTATATTATGCCTTACATGGAATATCATCAGTGGAGCATATTTCAGGTTctcttgattttgatgaaataaCCAATGGTGAAATCTGCTATGATGGTGGATTTAAACGTTCAAACTCTGGCAATGGGTTGGAACTCTCTCTCTGTGACCCTATACTTGATCTTCCAAGTTTTAATGATGAGAAATCTTGTATGGAACAAGAAACAAAAAATGATTCTGATCCGAAGTTTCTCCTTGATTCAAGATGTCATGCCGATCCTTCCCCAATGCCTCCACCTCTTCCTCCTGCACAATGGCGGGTTTCGAAACCTCACATGGATGGGGCAGAAGACAGAACAAGCATTACATCTGAGGATTTTAAAAATGAATTGGGTGCAAAATTGTTGCCTTCTGTGACTTCCCCGCAACCAGAAGAAGTTCCATCAGGCCAACAGAATTATGAACAACTCACTGTCAAACCAAAAACTAAG GACCAGCAGAAGTTAAACAgccagaaagaaattaagcaAGCCCCAAATAGCAATGGAGTCGATGAAAGGGAGGACTTCTTACAACAAATCAGAACAAAG TCATTCAATCTGAGACGCACCGTGACAGCAAAGCCAACTACTACAACACCTGCACCCGCACCTGCTGCAAATAACAAAGTCACTGCAATTTTGGAGAAAGCAAATGCAATTCGCCAGGTTTCACATATCCTCTTTTCCTTGTTTTTCCATTTCTACTTCTTTTTTTACCCACTTAAATTGACGAGTGATAAATTTCCAGGCTGTTGGGAGTGA